A part of Bacillus thuringiensis genomic DNA contains:
- a CDS encoding GntR family transcriptional regulator — translation MHIQLDPRSNTPIWEQIVQNIKALVLKNMLAPSDKLPSVRELASLLVINPNTVSKAYQELERQGIIETLRGKGTFVSQSITPTLDERKIAMVEKQFHQLLLEASYLGVTKDKIHDWIDSYYKEIGGNADAESDELEEDN, via the coding sequence TTGCATATTCAACTTGATCCAAGAAGCAACACTCCGATATGGGAACAAATTGTTCAAAATATAAAAGCACTCGTATTGAAGAACATGTTAGCTCCAAGTGACAAACTACCTTCTGTACGCGAACTCGCTTCTTTACTCGTTATAAATCCAAATACAGTGAGTAAAGCGTACCAAGAGTTAGAGCGACAAGGGATTATTGAAACATTACGAGGAAAAGGAACATTTGTATCCCAATCGATTACCCCAACATTAGACGAAAGGAAAATCGCTATGGTTGAAAAGCAATTTCATCAGTTACTATTAGAAGCCTCTTATCTCGGTGTTACGAAAGATAAAATTCATGATTGGATAGATTCATACTATAAAGAGATTGGAGGAAATGCGGATGCTGAAAGTGACGAACTTGAAGAAGACAATTGA
- the dacF gene encoding serine-type D-Ala-D-Ala carboxypeptidase DacF — protein sequence MKRVFGILVCFMLLLSGTSVSFAQSEKTKQEKTEETAPKLAEQASSAIVIEQDTGKVLFDKNPNEKLPPASMTKIMTMLLIMEQVEKGKLKLTDKVRASEHAASMGGSQIFLEPGEEMTVNEMLKGIAIASGNDASVAVAEHIAGSEEGFVNMMNKKAKDLGLKNTHFQNPTGLPAKDHYSTANDMAIMARELMKYPLIRKYTGKYEDYLREDTDKKFWLVNTNKLVRFYPGVDGVKTGFTTEAKYCLTASAEKNGMRVISVVMGAPTSKERNNQVTKLLDYAFGQYMTKKLYTRGEKIKTVQVGKGKKEKVDLVASDNVSLLMKKGENMDKVKQEVIAEKKVKAPIKKGDALGTLVIKKDKDVLLKQTIVAKEDVAAASWWELFKRSFGMFSTSK from the coding sequence ATGAAGCGAGTTTTTGGAATACTTGTTTGTTTCATGTTATTGCTTTCTGGTACTTCAGTTAGTTTCGCACAATCTGAGAAGACAAAGCAGGAGAAAACAGAAGAAACAGCGCCGAAGTTAGCGGAACAAGCGTCGTCAGCAATCGTAATTGAACAAGATACAGGTAAAGTTTTATTTGATAAAAATCCAAATGAGAAGTTACCGCCTGCCAGTATGACGAAGATTATGACAATGCTATTAATTATGGAACAAGTTGAAAAAGGAAAACTAAAACTGACCGATAAAGTTAGAGCAAGTGAGCATGCAGCTTCAATGGGTGGATCGCAAATCTTTTTAGAGCCTGGGGAAGAGATGACTGTAAATGAAATGCTAAAGGGTATTGCAATTGCATCTGGAAATGATGCGTCTGTTGCAGTAGCGGAGCATATCGCTGGTTCAGAAGAAGGTTTTGTAAATATGATGAACAAAAAAGCGAAAGATTTAGGATTGAAAAATACTCATTTTCAAAATCCAACAGGTCTTCCAGCTAAAGACCATTATTCTACAGCAAATGATATGGCTATAATGGCGAGAGAATTAATGAAGTACCCACTTATTCGCAAATATACAGGTAAATACGAAGACTATTTACGTGAAGATACCGATAAGAAGTTTTGGCTCGTAAATACGAATAAGTTAGTACGTTTTTATCCTGGAGTAGATGGTGTGAAAACGGGCTTTACGACTGAAGCGAAATATTGTTTAACAGCATCTGCTGAAAAGAATGGGATGCGTGTTATTTCAGTTGTTATGGGAGCACCTACATCGAAAGAACGGAACAATCAAGTAACGAAGCTTCTTGACTACGCATTTGGTCAATATATGACAAAGAAATTGTATACACGAGGCGAAAAAATTAAGACTGTACAAGTAGGAAAAGGTAAAAAAGAAAAAGTAGATTTAGTTGCGTCAGACAACGTGTCTCTTCTTATGAAGAAAGGCGAAAATATGGATAAAGTAAAGCAAGAAGTAATTGCTGAAAAGAAAGTGAAAGCGCCGATTAAAAAGGGCGATGCACTTGGTACACTTGTTATTAAAAAAGATAAAGATGTTTTATTAAAGCAAACAATTGTAGCAAAAGAAGATGTTGCTGCAGCGAGCTGGTGGGAGTTATTTAAAAGAAGTTTTGGGATGTTTTCAACATCAAAATAG
- the spoIIAA gene encoding anti-sigma F factor antagonist, with product MSLSMQLEVKRDVLCVRLAGELDHHTAEELRTKVTDMIETHGVHHIVLSLENLSFMDSSGLGVILGRYKHVKGLGGEMVVCAISPPVKRLFEMSGLFKIVRLEESEAHALATLGVA from the coding sequence GTGAGTCTTTCCATGCAATTAGAAGTAAAACGTGACGTCCTATGTGTGAGACTAGCGGGTGAATTAGATCATCATACTGCTGAAGAGTTGCGAACGAAAGTAACAGATATGATTGAGACACATGGTGTTCATCATATTGTTTTGAGCCTAGAGAACTTATCGTTTATGGATAGTTCTGGTTTAGGTGTTATATTAGGCCGATATAAGCATGTAAAGGGATTAGGTGGAGAAATGGTTGTTTGTGCAATTTCACCGCCTGTTAAACGTTTATTTGAAATGTCGGGCTTATTTAAAATTGTTCGCTTAGAAGAAAGTGAAGCGCATGCGCTCGCGACGTTGGGGGTGGCATAA
- a CDS encoding ABC transporter ATP-binding protein, translating to MLKVTNLKKTIDNQTILDDVSFTLQRGSIIGLLGRNGAGKTTLLRTMVGILDPDEGTVTYDDVNVHKHPEIKQKVAYVPDSTNILSGYTVKEIAKFYKAVYTNFNEEYFYQLLERFNLPEKRIRSYSRGMKALLAIILAFCTGVEYIILDEPTNGLDPIVKRQILQFLIEKVSEREITILISTHHLDEVEKIADTVIILKDHTIASITALEDTKSRYAKIQVAYERSLPQKLENLKHVKILNQTGKVYTILIEGNVAATLEKFHKEQPLLIEELTMSLEDIFITTFEEDSHVS from the coding sequence ATGCTGAAAGTGACGAACTTGAAGAAGACAATTGATAATCAAACGATTTTAGATGATGTTTCTTTCACATTACAAAGAGGAAGTATCATCGGATTACTCGGAAGAAACGGTGCGGGGAAAACAACTTTATTACGAACGATGGTTGGCATTTTAGACCCAGATGAGGGGACTGTTACATATGATGATGTGAATGTTCATAAACATCCAGAAATCAAGCAGAAGGTAGCTTATGTACCAGATTCTACTAATATATTAAGCGGATATACAGTAAAAGAAATTGCGAAGTTTTATAAGGCTGTTTATACAAACTTTAATGAAGAATATTTTTATCAGCTGTTAGAGCGCTTCAATCTACCTGAAAAACGAATTCGTAGTTACTCACGCGGTATGAAAGCACTTCTTGCAATCATTTTAGCTTTTTGTACAGGCGTAGAATACATTATTTTAGATGAACCAACCAATGGACTTGACCCAATTGTAAAAAGACAAATCTTGCAATTTTTAATTGAAAAAGTATCGGAACGGGAAATCACTATTCTCATTTCTACTCACCATTTAGATGAAGTCGAAAAAATTGCTGACACGGTTATTATTTTAAAAGATCACACAATCGCTTCAATTACAGCGTTAGAAGATACGAAATCTCGCTATGCAAAAATACAAGTTGCTTACGAACGGTCACTACCACAAAAACTAGAAAATTTAAAACATGTAAAAATATTAAATCAAACCGGAAAAGTATATACAATTTTAATTGAAGGCAATGTAGCAGCTACATTAGAAAAGTTTCATAAAGAACAGCCACTGCTCATTGAGGAATTAACCATGTCGCTCGAAGATATCTTTATCACAACGTTTGAGGAGGATTCGCATGTTTCATAA
- a CDS encoding ABC transporter permease subunit: MFHKALWMRQWKQGKYIILLFWLTSLYQLPYKYYQAAQMQLKQSKMKFDDYAYYYSYYFQTSDGAVLFQGATLIALACLLIGWERNNQSTDFLFSMPFKRKDIFLTKWWLGVLNIITVQIVCWISMYGIKNMSFHNEYQIFTPFHSYFLYATVALIAIYTFTLFIGTITGHIFSQSSLTIILLFLPYGFGMLISGFIYSHTQWSLEAMGEIEHHTYEYLQHIGIISPLESFSITYDYHPIETFDDRGNKLSSVPQDNPMEHTSVPSPWTLLTPFAYIIIFLSMAIFLYTRTPNEQNGKILLFPNLQKWFMICTVLCFGLLGGRILGGRDALLSYYVGFFLFAIMSYFIFTRLLKLKFAFGGK; the protein is encoded by the coding sequence ATGTTTCATAAAGCTTTATGGATGAGGCAATGGAAGCAAGGAAAATATATAATTCTATTATTTTGGTTAACTAGTTTATATCAACTACCTTATAAATATTATCAAGCAGCGCAAATGCAGCTAAAACAATCAAAAATGAAGTTTGATGACTATGCATATTACTACTCCTACTATTTTCAGACATCTGATGGTGCCGTCCTCTTTCAAGGAGCTACTCTTATTGCACTTGCTTGTCTTTTAATTGGGTGGGAACGTAACAATCAATCAACTGATTTTCTATTCTCGATGCCTTTTAAACGAAAAGATATTTTTTTAACAAAATGGTGGCTTGGCGTTTTGAATATTATTACAGTGCAAATTGTTTGCTGGATTAGCATGTACGGAATAAAGAACATGTCGTTTCACAATGAGTATCAAATCTTTACTCCGTTCCATAGTTACTTTCTATATGCTACGGTTGCACTTATCGCTATTTATACATTCACCTTATTTATCGGAACCATTACTGGACATATATTCTCTCAAAGTAGTTTAACTATCATTTTATTATTTTTACCATACGGTTTTGGAATGTTAATTTCCGGATTCATTTATTCCCATACACAATGGTCTTTAGAGGCAATGGGAGAAATAGAGCACCATACTTATGAGTACTTACAACATATAGGTATCATTTCACCATTAGAATCTTTTTCTATTACTTATGATTACCACCCGATAGAAACATTTGATGACCGTGGCAATAAACTTTCTAGTGTACCACAGGACAATCCAATGGAGCATACTTCTGTACCTTCTCCTTGGACACTATTAACACCATTTGCTTACATCATTATCTTTTTATCAATGGCAATCTTTCTATACACACGTACACCGAACGAACAAAACGGAAAAATACTATTGTTTCCTAACTTGCAAAAATGGTTCATGATTTGCACCGTTCTATGCTTCGGACTGCTTGGCGGTAGAATATTAGGCGGACGAGATGCACTTCTGTCTTATTATGTTGGATTTTTCCTATTCGCTATCATGAGTTACTTCATTTTTACACGTCTTTTAAAATTGAAGTTTGCTTTTGGAGGAAAATAA